A part of Ammospiza caudacuta isolate bAmmCau1 chromosome 7, bAmmCau1.pri, whole genome shotgun sequence genomic DNA contains:
- the LOC131560272 gene encoding retinol dehydrogenase 8-like, translating into MARRNVLITGCSSGIGLAIAVKMAKDEQKRFKVFATMRNLAKKEPLEAAAGHRLGKTLEIKQLDVCDEQSIKTCVNSIPDRRIDVLVSNAGMGLIGPIECQSIEEMKTVMDTNFFGLVRLLKEILPDMKRRKSGHIVIISSVMGIQGILFNDVYAASKFAVEGFCESSAIQALKFKLQLSLIEPGPVVTEFERKVFEDGMKMDLSAADEETAEMFTNIYLKNYKQIFQSLGQSAEDVAEHTVKIILAENPPFRHQTNTLYTPMTTLKYADPNGDLPIDIFYKMVFQHDKIFSASLNFIKLLRWRSRKSFDLGKPSQ; encoded by the exons ATGGCAAGAAGAAATGTCCTCATTACAGGTTGCTCCTCAGGAATTGGGCTGGCAATAGCTGTAAAAATGGCAAAAGATGAACAGAAAAGATTTAAAG TGTTCGCCACAATGCGGAACCTGGCCAAGAAGGAGCCActggaggcagctgcaggtcaCAGGCTGGGCAAAACCCTCGAGATTAAACAACTGGATGTCTGTGATGAACAGTCTATTAAAACCTGTGTGAACAGCATCCCTGACAGAAGGATTGATGTCCTGG TGAGCAATGCTGGAATGGGGCTCATTGGACCTATTGAATGTCAGAGCATTGAGGAAATGAAAACTGTGATGGACACCAACTTCTTTGGCCTGGTTCGGCTCCTCAAGGAGATCCTGCCTGACATGAAGAGGAGAAAGAGTGGGCATATAGTAATCATAAGCAGTGTTATGGGAATACAAG GTATCTTATTTAACGATGTTTATGCTGCATCTAAGTTTGCTGTGGAAGGATTCTGTGAAAGTTCAGCTATACAAGCACTCAAGTTCAAACTTCA gTTAAGTTTGATTGAACCAGGCCCAGTGGTTACagaatttgaaagaaaagtttttGAAGATGGAATGAAAATGGATCTTTCAGCTGCAGATGAAGAAACAGCTGAGATGTTTACTAATATTTACCTTAAAAATTACAAACAAATTTTCCAGAGCCTGGGACAAAGTGCTGAAGATGTTGCAGAG CACACAGTAAAGATAATTCTTGCGGAAAATCCACCTTTTCGCCATCAGACCAACACCTTGTATACTCCAATGACAACTTTGAAGTATGCAGATCCAAATGGAGATCTACCCATTGACATATTCTACAAAATGGTTTTTCAGCATGACAAAATCTTCAGTGCAAGTCTCAACTTCATCAAATTGCTAAGGTGGAGAAGCAGAAAGAGCTTTGACCTGGGAAAACCTTCACAATAA